Part of the Desulfolutivibrio sulfoxidireducens genome is shown below.
GGTCATGTCATTCCTCCGGATTGCGGACACTGGCCTTGAACCGCGCAAGAAACTCATGAACCGGGGCATAGGTGGCGTTATCGGCCGGAACAAAGCTGGAGAGCGGCAACCTCTCAAGGATGGCCCGGCCATCCGGCGACTCTTGCAGACTGAAAAGGATGGCGGCCACCCTGTCCCTGACCGGTCCGGGGATATCCCCGCGCACCACCAATCCATTGCTCGGCAAAGGATCGGTCTGCCATTTCACATAGAGATCCCTGGCTATGTCCGGACGGTCTTTCTGGAAGTTACGCCAGGGTGGAGGCCATGTGGCGCCGGCCGCCGACTGTTTCACGTACACGCTCATGATGGAGGACTCCTGCGATCCCGCGTAGAGGTTGTCCACCTCGGATCTGACGTCCACCCCGTGCTCCATGAGAAACATCTGGGGCATCATGGTGGCGGCCAGGGCGGTGGGGGCGGGATAGGAGATGGTCTTGCCCCGCAGGTCGGAGACATCCTTGATGGGAGAATCCTTCCGCAGCAGGATGATGCCTCGGAAATCCTCATCATTGCCCATTTTTCCGAAAATCACATATCCGTGTTCCACCGAGCGGATGGTTTGATATGGATTGGGCAGTGCGAAGTGAAAATGTCCGCTGTACAATTTTTCATCAAAAGATTCGTAGCTGCGGGACGCCTCGAGGGTCAGTTCGATGTTCGCTGTTTTCAGCCTAGAATTGAGATATTCGATCAGCGGCCCGTACACCTCGTGCAACTTTTTGGGGTTATGCAGCGGGTGCACCCCGAAGACATACCGGCCGATCTCCTGGGCTGGCTCCGGACCGTATGTCGGGGAATATGCCCGCTCATCGTCCTTCTCACAGCCCGGAGCAAGGAAGGCAAGGAGAACCAGCACGGCAAGGCCGGCCACATGTCGCGGCAACGGCGCGGCCGATGGAGAAGCGGTCACAGCATCATTGGGCATGCCTTTCTCCTTTGGTTCCCATCCGGCGAAATGTCTTCGCCCTCCCGGCCTTCGCGCCGTCCGCGGCCGGCCAGGAATTCCCCCAATCCGCCGGACGCATGGCAACGGGAGTTCCCGGGAAGGGAGGACATACCTTCTTTCCTAAAGCCTCAGGCGGCATGAAGTCGAGGACAGAATGCCGCTTCCCGGTATTTTCACTGGGCCATTCCCAGGCAAAGCCAGGCTATCCACGGCGAAGGGGGGACACAAGGCCATAAAAAGACGAAAGAGGCCCTCAAGGCAG
Proteins encoded:
- a CDS encoding phosphate/phosphite/phosphonate ABC transporter substrate-binding protein, translated to MPNDAVTASPSAAPLPRHVAGLAVLVLLAFLAPGCEKDDERAYSPTYGPEPAQEIGRYVFGVHPLHNPKKLHEVYGPLIEYLNSRLKTANIELTLEASRSYESFDEKLYSGHFHFALPNPYQTIRSVEHGYVIFGKMGNDEDFRGIILLRKDSPIKDVSDLRGKTISYPAPTALAATMMPQMFLMEHGVDVRSEVDNLYAGSQESSIMSVYVKQSAAGATWPPPWRNFQKDRPDIARDLYVKWQTDPLPSNGLVVRGDIPGPVRDRVAAILFSLQESPDGRAILERLPLSSFVPADNATYAPVHEFLARFKASVRNPEE